CGCCTGTTGTTTGCTCTCCAACGCGGCCAGCACGCTGCGCAGTTGCTGCGCGCCGCTCACGCCGGTGAACACTGCGGCGATGTCGCGCTCGTCGCTCAGCGCGCAGGTGATGCGCGTGCCGATCTGGCTCATCACCTCGGCATCAATCTGGCTGGGACGCTGATCCACGATCAGCAGCGTGACGTTGTATTTGCGCAGCTCGCGAGCAATCGTGCCGAAGATGGTCAGGTCGGCCACACCGGGCTCCAGGAACTTGTGCGCTTCTTCGACGGCGATGACGAGCTTGTTGGGCTCCTCGCCCCCACCGCCTTCGGCGGCTTCCTTCATCTCCACGTAGCGGCGGTGGATGCGCCGGGTAAGGAAGTTGGCGACGAAGACGTAGGCCGGCAGGTCGTTGCCGTAGCGCCCGAATTCCACCACCACGCTCTCGCCGCGCGTCAGATGGTTCAGCACCCGCTCGGCGAAATCTTCGGTCGTCTCTGCGCGCAAGAAGTCGAACTTCAGCAGCCGTCCGAGCTTGCGCTGCATGGCGTAGTAGGTGCCTTCAACGATCTTATTGCTGTCAAACAGCGCTTGCACTTCCGGCGGGACGTCGTCGCTGAGCAATTGGCGCACCCAGGCGCGCGGAAAGCGGCGCTTGAGCGCATGCAACGCATTCACCTGCACATCGCTCAGGCTGAGCACGCCGCGCAGCATCTCGATATCTTCCGGCTCGATCTGGTCGTAGCCGATCTGCAGGGCAAACTCCGGCCGGGAGCCGCGCGCTTTGGACGATGCCTCGTCCAGCGTGACGATCACCACTTTCTGGCGGATGGCGTTGAGCTGCTTCAGCCCCTTCAGCTTGCGCCCGCCGTCGCCTTTGAGCGTGTAGCCGTAGTCGTTGTGCATGTCGAAGATCAGCACGCTGGCCAGGTCGCGCCGGATGACGCTGGCGAGCAGCGGCAGGGTGAGGAAGGTCTTGCCCGTGCCGCTGCGGCCGAACACTGCGCTGCTGCGCTCCACGAAGCGCTCCAGGTTGAGCTTGATCTCGATGTTCTCGTCTTCGACCGAGGCGCCGATGCGATACGCGGTGCGCTCATCGGCGGCGAAGATCTCCTGCACCTCTTCGGGCGTGGCGCGGTAGGCGACGGTGAAATGCGCCGGCACGCTCTTCACCGGCTTCGCCTCGCCCTGTCCCTCCTTCACCAACATCGGCTTGACGTGCAACACGCCGTAGGCCACCGTACCGCGATAGATCTCCATGCGCAGGTCGTCATCGGCCGGCGGCGATTGCGCCAGGGCGGCGTCGGTCGTGTCGAGCCGAATGTCGGTGACCAAGCCGAAGAATTTGCGATCGGTCTGCCCCTTGATGGTGACATAGGAGCCAACGTTGACGCCCTCGACCATGACATCGCCATCCAGCTTGACGAGCACGCCGTCGTTGAGCGACCCGCCGATGACCACGCCGAGCCGCGCGGGCAATCCGTCGCGCCGCAGCCGCGCCAGGTCACCGGGCACAAAGGGGTTGAGGTCGGAGAGAAGCTCGGCGGTCATGGCATCGCTCTCCCTACCACTCGAAGCTTTGGAATACCGGCATGCCGCGCGCACTTGGCCCTTGGAGGAAAGCCGGCCGCGCGTCGTGCGTGCCTAAGTTCGGCATGATCGAGCGGTGCTATCACTACGAAAAAGATTGTAAAGCAAATGGGATGCAACGAATCACATCAACCTTCGCAACAGCCTATCCAACCGCGCGCCGTCGCCGGCCAACAGCCGGGCCAGCTCGCGACCGCACTGGCGCAAGAAAGCGCGCGGATCGCTGTGCGTCTCCGACGCGAGCCGCAGGCTGGCAGCCAGCAGCTCGTCGCACGGCGCGTCGCGTGCTTCGAGTACCAACCGAAAGAAATCCAGCCTCTGCGTGAATTGCTGCACCTCGTCCTTGGTGCAACTGACCACCTCATCGAGCGTGATCGGTGGCTGCGGTGGGATGACCTGTCGGATCGGGTTGCGCGCCGAGTCGCCATCGCGATAGCCTACGCACAGTACGCTCACTTCGATCGGCACGCGCCGGCTGCGCTGCCAGGCAATCTCCTCCGGCCGCACCAGGCCATCTTCGGCGACCGAGAGCATGCGGGTCATGCCGTCGTCCTCGATGACGATATCGTAGATCAGCCCGAACACCGTCGCATCTTTGCGCTGGATGCGCGTTTTGACGAACGCGCCGAAGACCGGCACATCTTCCTTCGGCACGCGCGTGCCGAAGACGAAGGTGCGTGTGTTGGCGCGCAAGACCCTGCCGTTGACGTTCATACCGGTCGAACAATTGTTCAGATTATAGCCAAGCGCAGCGCGCCGGCTGAGGCGAAAATACGGGCATGACGGAACACTTCGATGTGATCGTGATCGGTGCCGGCGTGATGGGCAGCGCCGCCGCTTATCACCTCGCCAAAGACGGCCAGCGCACGCTGCTGGTCGAGCGGTTCGAGATCGCCCATACCCTCGGCAGCTCGCACGGCGAATCGCGCATCTTTCGCTTTGCCTACAACAACCCCGACTACGCCCGGCTGGCGATGCAAAGCTACCCCCACTGGCGCGCGCTCGAAGCCGACAGCGGCGAGCGATTGCTGGAGGTCATCGGCGGCCTCGACCTCGCGCATGAGCCGGCGCATCACGCGGACGTGGACGCTGTGGCCGATGCGCTGACCCAAGTGGGCGGGCGCTTCGAGCGGCTGGACGCGGCGCAGATCCGCGCGCGCTACCCACAATGGCGGCTGGGCGACGCGGCGGTTGCCGTGTTCTCGCCCGACTCTGGCTTCCTGCGTGCGACGCGCTGCGTGCAGGTGATGGTCGAACAAGCCGTCAAGCATGGCGCGACGGTGCGCGAGCGCGAGCCGGTCAAAGCGATCACTCCCGGCTGGCCGGTCGCAGTGATCACCGACGCCGGCCGCTATCGCGCCGATAAGCTCATCATCACCGGCGGCGCATGGATCAACGAGTTGATCCGATACGTTGGCCTGCAGTTGCCGGTGCAGATCGAGCAGGAGCAGGTGACGTATTTCACCCTGCTGGCCAACGCCGAGAGCTTTCACCCCCAACGCTTCCCGATCTTCATCCACTGGCGCAGTCCGATCACCAGCTACGGCTTCCCGATCATCGAGAAGCCGGGGATCAAAGTCGGCTTCCACCACGAGGGGCACTTCATTGACCCCGATGGGCCGCGCACGCCGCGCGACGAGACCACGCAGCGCGTGCTGGCTTACGTGCGCGAACACCTGCCCGATGCCGCCGGTGCGCCGTTCGAGCCGACGGCCTGCCTCTACACCAACACGCCGGATCAGAACTTCGTGATTGACTTCGCGCCGGGCTTCGACAACATCGTGATCTGCTCAGCCTGCAGCGGCCATGGCTTCAAGTTCGGTGCCGGCATCGGCCGCGCGCTGGCCGACTTGGTCGAGCACGGCAGCACCGAGATGAACATCGGCCACGTGCGACTGCGCTCGTTCGCTATGGGATCCCCTTCTCGATGAGATAGTAGATCAAGTCAATATTGCCCGGCGAATAACCGAAGTTGGTGAGGATGGCCGCAGCTTCGCTGCGATGTTGCATGCCGTGGAAGACCATGTGCGTCAGGCAATGTTCCACCGTGTGCTGCCGCTCTTGTGGATTGACGAGGGTCGTATAGGTCACCACGCGCGATAGGTCGTCGTCGCTCAGGCCGGATACATATTCCCGCATGCGCTGCTCTTCCGTTTGCCAGCGCAGCAAGAGTGCAGATAGGTTCGGGAACTCGACCGGCTTCAACGCTGCGGCGGGCGAAACGCCATGCTGCAGCCGCATACGCCACGCCCATTCGGAGCCCATGATGTGGACGAGCGTGCCGTGTAAGCTACCCGCGCTGAAGCCGGGCGGTTGCGGGGCGACGAGTTGCTCGTCGCTTACTTTGGCGGCTTGGTCGAGGATGCGCCGGTTGGCCCAGTAGTTGTAATCGAGCAAGAGCTCGAGATCTTTCGTGTTCATGCTGCTACTTTATCACCGGCGATTGCCCATGCAACGTCTTCGCAAACGACGCGGCGTGCAGACACCGGTGCGGCAGCGAGTTTCATCGCGCCAAGCGCAGCGAAACGGTGAACGTGCTGCCGTGCCCGGGCGCGCTGGCGACGCGGATCGTCCCGCCTTGTGCCTCGACGAGTGATTTGGCAATCGCCAATCCTAGGCCATAGCCAGTCGGCGCGTGTTTGCCTCGCGCTGCGCGGTAGAAGCGTTCGAAGATGTGCGGCTGGTCTTCGGGCGGGATGCCGATGCCGGTGTCGCGCACGTGGATGTGCGCTCGGTCGCCATCTATATCAAGCGCAACTACGATGTGCCCGTCCTCCGGCGTGAATTTGACGGCGTTGTCGAGCAGGATCATCAACACCTGTCGCACGGCGTCGGCGTTGCCGATCACGATGGGGCGATCGGCCAAGTCGGCTGAGCGCAAGCTGCCATCCAAAAAGATGGCATGCCCTCGAGTCAGGGCCGTTGCTTTGCGCGTGACTTCGACGATCAGCGGCGCAAGCGGAATGGCGGACAGGGGGAGGGCGCGCGGCGCGTTGCCTTCTATGCCGGCCAACGCAAGTAGATCATTCACCAAGCGCGACATGCGCTCGACTTCGTCTATGGCGTCGCGCAGGATGGTGTCGCGTTCGATATCCGATATCGCCTCGCTGCGCTGTAACAGCCCCAGGTTGCCGCGTACGGTGGTCAGCGGCGTGCGCAACTCATGGGATACGTCGGCCACGACCACGCGCTGGGCCGCGAGCGCACGCTCGGCGCGTTGATAAGCTGAGTGCAACTCGGCCAGGGCGGTGTCCAGCGCCGACGCCAGGCGCTTGATCTCCTCGGGCATGCGCGCCTCGATGTATGGGCGCCGGTTGAAGTCGCGCTGCATGCCCATCGCCTGAATGGCTCTGGTCATGTGCGCGAGTGGATGCAGCGCCCGACCGGCAACTCCCCACGTCAGCCCGAAGGCGACCAGCGCGGTCAGGCCGCCGCCGAAGAACAAGAAATCGCGCAGCGCACGCAGCAAGCTATGATGTTCGGACATCGAGCGCGCGATCTGAGCGATCCCGACCCAACGTTGGTTCTCGATGATGGGCTGGCTGTAAATCATGTGCAGATCGCCTTCGAATTCGGACAGCGTCGCGACTTCGACCCAAGGCTGACCGCGCTGCAGCGCGTGCAAGCCGGCCTCGCTGACCGGCAGCACTTCTCCCAGGTTGGCGAGGCGGCGAAGCCGATTTGCGATTCGGGTGATCGAACAGCCTGGGCGAAACAGCTCGACGCGCGCCAGTTGCGCCGCTCCCAATTCCGGATCTTGCCGATCGAGTTCATGCAGATCTCCAGACGCGATGAGGTGCTGCACTTCCTCCGCCAGGTCGTGGGTCATGGCCTGGCGGGCGAAGTGATCTACCACGAACTGCACCCCAGCGCCGAACGCGAAGAGCGCGACGCTCAACGCTGCGGTGAGGAGCAGAGCCAGCCGAAGTCGTAACGACATTTACGATTCCTTCAACACATAGCCCACATGGCGCACGGTATGGATGAGGCGCGGCGACCCATCGCGCTCGAGCTTAGTGCGCAGATAGCCGATGTAGACGTCGAGCACGCCGCTCTGGTCCTCGGCATCATACCCCCATACGTCCCTCAGAATCTGCTCGCGCCGAAGCACCTGGCCGGGCCGGCGCATGAAGTAGGCGAGCAGTTCGAACTCGCGTGGCGACAGCGATAGGATGCGCTGCCCGCGGCGAACCTCGCGTGTGCGCACATCGAGCGCCAGATCGGCGAAGCCCAGCGGACGGTCGAGTTGGGCGAGGCCGGCGCGCCGGAGCAACGCGCGCACGCGCGCGACGAATTCCTCCGGGGCAAACGGCTTGACCAAATAGTCATCGGCGCCGGCGGACAGCGCGCGCACTTTGTCGTCGAGATCGGCTCGGCCGGTCAGCATCAGCACCGGCGTGCGGTCGGCGTTGCGCAGGCGCTCCAGCACGCTCAAGCCGTCCAGCGCCGGGATGTTCCAATCGAGCACCACCAGGTCGGGGCCGTGATCACGGGCCTGATCGAGCGCCTCGCGCCCATTGCGCGCGCTCAAGACGTGATATCCCTCATAGGTAAGCGCGCGTTGCAGCATTTGCGCGGCTTTGGGGTCATCTTCAACGACCAACACGGTAGGAGCGCGCATAGGCTGATGGCTGTTCCGTCTTGATAAACCACGACACGCTCCCGAGCTTTACGAGAGCGTGAGTAATCGTGAGTTTGACAGTGCGTGGTGAGCCTTTCCTGAAGCGAGGATGAGAGCGAGCTTGGACGCAGTTGAAACGGGCTACACTTATCCGCCATGAACGTGCTCATCACCGGCGGCGCGGGCTTCCTCGGTCGCAAACTGTGTATAGCGTTGCTGAAGCGCGGCGAACTGACCGATTCGCGTGATCAGACGCACGCGCTCGAGCGTATTCGGTTGTTCGATGTGGTGGCTGTGAATCATGACGATCCACGCGTCGAGTCGCTGATCGGCGACATTGCCAATGCAGATGATGTGCGCGCTGCGCTCGGCGACGCGACCGACAGCGTCTTTCACTTGGCAGCCGTGGTCAGCGGCGAGGCCGAGCAGAATTTCGACCTCGGCATGCGCGTGAACGTGGACGGTACACGCGTGCTGCTGGAAGCCTGCCGCACCATGGGGCGGTCGCGGGGCTATCCACCCAAAGTGATCTTCACCAGTTCGCTGGCGGTGTTCGGCGGCCCGTTACCTGACCCGGTGCCGGATGCCTGGCCGCTCACGCCCCAGAGCAGCTACGGCGCGCAAAAAGCGATCGGCGAATTGCTGGTAAACGACATGAGCCGCAGGGGCTTCATAGACGGTCGCGTGCTGCGCCTGCCGACCATCTGTGTGCGACCGGGCCGGCCGAACAAAGCGGCCTCGTCGTTCCTGAGCAGCATCATCCGCGAGCCGCTGAACGGCGTCGAGGCGATCTGCCCGGTCGAGCCGAGTTTGCGCGTCTGGTTGCTCTCGCCGCGCCGCGCCATCGAGAACCTGATCCTGGCGCACGAGCTACCGGCGACGGCGTTCGGCCACACGCGCTCGATCAATGTGCCTGGCTTGAGCGTGAGCGTCGGCGAGATGGTGCAGGCGCTGCGCGACGTCGCCGGCGACACCGTGGCGAATCGCGTGCGCTTCCAGCGCGACGACGCCATCGAGCGCATCGTGGCGAGCTGGCCGGCGGCGTTCACCGCGACGTTCGGCCGCGCGCTCGGCATGCAGGCCGACCCGGACTTCGCCAGCATCGTGCGGGCTTACCTCGAGGATGAATGCCGATAGAATGGACATATGGCGGGCGAATTCGAGGAAGAGTATCTGGACGTGCTGCAGGACATCGAGGGGGCGCTTGCGGGCGCTTACCGGCAGCACAGCAGCATGACCGACTACGACGCCAGGGTGGCGGTGGATGCGCTCATCCGCGACTATCAAGCGGAGATGAAAGGTCGCCCGGCACCGCACACCCGTATGAGCAACGTCGCGCGGGATGCGTACGAAGCCGCACGAAGCATGTGCGAATGGCGCATGGGGCGACGCGGCTACTTCGATTTCATCAGCCAGTTCGGCGTTTGACGAAATCCATTTCGGCACGCCCGTGAGCATCGCCGTTGCATAGAAGCGCCCTATGTCTAACCCTCTTGCGCCCAAGCCGCCGATCACCGAACTTCTAGAGCAGCGCATCCTCGTGCTGGATGGCGCGATGGGCACGATGATTCAGCGCTATCGGCTGCAGGAAGCGGACTACCGCGGCGAACGCTTCCGGGATCATCCCGTCGAGCTGAAGAACAACAACGAGGCGCTCAACCTGGTGCGGCCGGAGGTCATCCTCGACATCCACCGCCAGTATTTGGAAGCCGGCGCAGACATCATCGAGACCAACACCTTCAACGCCCAGGCCATCAGCATGGCCGATTTCGAGATGAGCGATCCGGCGCTGATCCGCGAGATCAACCTGGCTGCAGCACGCCTGGCGCGGCAAGCCGCTGACGAGTTCATGCGACGTGATCCGTCGCGGCCGCGCTACGTGGCCGGCGCATTGGGGCCGATGAACCGCACGCTCTCGCTCAGCCCGGACGTGAACGATCCCGGCTACCGCGCCGTCACCTTCGATCAGGTGATGCAGGCTTACTACGACCAGGCCAAGGCGCTGATCGAAGGCGGCGTGGATCTGCTGTTGCCGGAGACCACCTTCGACACGCTCAACCTCAAGGCCGCCTTGTTCGCCATCCAGAAGCTGTTTGCCGAGGGGGTGCGGCGCGTGCCGGTGATGGCCAGCGTGACGATCACCGACCAGAGCGGGCGCACGCTGAGCGGCCAGACAGTGGAGGCCTTCTGGGCCAGCATCCATCGCGCACCGCTCATCAGCATGGGCATCAACTGCGCACTGGGGCCGGACGAGATGCGCCCCTACATCGAGGTGCTGGCGAAGACCACACAGACCTACGTGTCGTGCTATCCCAACGCCGGCTTGCCCAACGCCTTCGGCGGCTACGACATGACGCCGCAAAAGTTCGCCGACGCCGTGGGCGAGTTCGCCCAGGAAGGCTGGGTGAACATCCTCGGTGGCTGCTGCGGCACTACGCCAGAGCACATCGCTGCCGTCCGCGAGGTGATCAAAGGCGCGCGCCCGCACGTGCGCAACCGCCCGTCAGGACGCACATACTTCAGCGGTCTGGAACTGCTCACGATTGAAAACGCGAAATTAAAAATTGAAAGAGAAGCGCCCAGCGACGCCGGCGACTTTTCTCAATTCTCAGTTCTCAATTCTCAATTCCTGTTGATCGGCGAACGCACCAACGTCACCGGCTCACCCAAGTTCGCCAAGCTCATCAAAGAAGGCAAGTTCGAAGAAGCACTGGGCATCGCGCGCCAGCAGGTGGAGAACGGCGCCAACATCCTCGACGTGAACTTCGACGAGGGCATGCTGGACGGCGAAGCGTGCATGACCAAGTTCCTCAACCTGTTGGTGGCCGAGCCGGACATCGCCCGCGTGCCGATCATGATTGACAGCTCAAAGTGGAGCGTGATCGAGGCCGGCTTGAAGTGTGTACAGGGCAAGTGCATCGTCAACTCAATCTCGCTCAAGGAAGGTGAGGCGGTCTTCAAGCAAGACGCCGAGATCATCAAACGCTTCGGCGCCGGCGTGGTGGTGATGGCCTTCGACGAACGCGGCCAGGCTGATACCTTCGAACGCAAGATCGAGATCTGCAAGCGCGCCTACGACATCTTGGTGAACGAGGTCGGCTTCCCGCCGGAGGACATCATCTTCGACCCGAACATCCTCACCGTGGCGACGGGGATCGAGGAGCACAACAACTACGCGGTGGACTTCATCCGCGCCACACGATGGATCAAGGAGAACCTGCCCGGCGCAAAGGTCAGCGGCGGCATCAGTAACATCTCGTTCAGCTTTCGCGGCAACAACAAGGTGCGCGAGGCTATGCATAGCGCCTTCCTCTATCACGCCATCCGCGCCGGCCTGGACATGGGCATCGTCAACGCCGGCCAGCTCGCCGTGTACGACGATATCCCTAAGGACCTGCTCGAACGCGTCGAAGACGTGCTGCTCAACCGCCGGCCGGACGCGACGGAACGTTTGATCGCCTTCGCACAGACGATGAAGCAGTCCGAGATGGGTGACTCTCCTCGGTCCTCGGTCTCCAACCCCCAATCTTCTTCCACCTGGCGCGCGCTGGACGTGGACAAGCGGCTGGAGCACGCGCTGGTCAACGGCATCGCCGACTTCATCGAAGCCGACGTGATGGAGGCGTTGGCGCGCTACGGCAAACCGCTCGCCGTGATCGAGGGTCCACTCATGGCCGGCATGAACGTCGTCGGCGACCTGTTCGGCGCGGGCAAGATGTTCCTGCCGCAGGTGGTGAAGAGCGCGCGGGTGATGAAGAAGGCGGTGGCGGTGCTGGAGCCATACATCAAAGCAGAGCGCAAGGCCGACTCCCCACTTCCCGTTCGTAAGTCGGAAGTTGAAAGCTGTGAATCGGGGGGCGGAAGTCGGGAGTCGAAAGCCAGGATCGTCCTCGCGACGGTGAAGGGCGACGTGCACGACATCGGCAAGAACATCGTCGGCGTGGTGCTGGGCTGCAACAACTACGAGGTGCACGACCTGGGCGTGATGGTGCCGGCGGAGAAAATCCTGAAAACGGCACGCGAGCTCGGGGCCGACATGATCGGCTTGAGCGGGCTGATCACACCCTCACTAGACGAGATGGTGCACGTGGCGCGCGAGATGGAGCGCGAAGGGTTCTGTGTGCCGTTGCTGATCGGCGGCGCGACCACCAGCAAGGCGCACACGGCGCTCAAGATCGCGCCGGCGTATTCGCATCCGGTCGTGCACGTGCTCGACGCCAGCCGTGCCGTCGGCGTGGTCGGCGCGTTGGCCAGCGAAGATCTGCGCGATGCCTTCGTGGGTCAGAACGCCGCAGAGCAGGAGAAGCTGCGCGAGCAATTCGCCGGCAAGGGCGACCGCAAGCCGCTGCTTGCGCTCGACGAGGCGCGCCGGCGACGCTTCCGCTGGACGCCGGAGACGCACGACTTCACCAGCGAGCCGGCTTTCATCGGCGTGCGCGTCATCGAACCGGCGCACATGCCGCTGCGCGAGCTGGCCGACTACATTGACTGGACGCCGTTCTTTCGAACCTGGGAGTTGGCCGGCCGCTTCCCTGACATCCTGAACGATCCTATCGTTGGCGAACAAGCGCGCAAACTCTACGACGATGCACAAGCGCTGCTCAAGCGCTTGATCCAGGCCGATCTCACCCATCGCGCCAGCACGCACCGACGTGGCAGCACGCATCCATCTCCTATCTTCGATCTCCAACCCCGGATCACAGCGCGCGGCGTCTATGGCCTATTCCCTGCCAACAGCGTCGGCGACGACATCGAAGTCTATACCGACGAATCGCGAACCCAGGTGCTCACCACCTTCCACACCCTGCGTCAGCAGCACGACAAATTGAAAATTGAAAATGCAAAATTGAAAGAGGCGGCAAAAGACGAGACTTTCAATTCTCAATTTTCAATTCTCAATTCCAACCTCGCGCTGGCCGACTTCGTTGCACCGAAGGAGAGCGGTGTGGTGGACTACATCGGCGCGTTCGCCGTCAGCATCCATGGCGCGAAGGAAATGGCCGATGCGTTCAAGGCTGCCGGCGACGACTACAACGCCATCCTGGTCGAAGCGCTGGCGGACCGGCTGGCTGAAGCATTCGCCGAACGCCTGCATAAGCAGGCCCGCGACGACATGGGCTACGGCCTAAGCGAGCGCTGCACCAACGAGGACTTGATCGCCGAGAAGTATCGCGGCATCCGGCCGGCGCCTGGCTATCCCGCCTGCCCCGATCATACCGAGAAGCGGCTGATCTGGGCATTGCTGGAGGTGGAGAAGCACACCGGCGCTACCTTGACGGAAAGCTGTGCCATGCTGCCGGCCAGCAGCGTCAGTGGCTGGTATCTCTTCCATCCACAAGCGCGCTATTTCGGCTTGGGCAAGATCGGTCGTGATCAGGTCGAAGACTATGCCAGGCGCAAGGGCATGAGCATGGAGGAAGCCGAGCGCTGGCTGCGGCCCAACCTCGGCTACTAGCGATGGACGAGCAGACGATCGGTGATGCCTACGAACAACTGAAGCAGGCGCGGTCGGCGTTGTGGGAAGCGACCGAGCGGGCTATCCGTGCCCGGCTGATGTTGGAGAAGGAACGCGCGGCACGCTTGATGACGGGCGAGATCACCGGCAAGAACGAGAGCGAGCGCGAAGCGCGGGCGCGCGAGCTGCTCCATTCGCTCTACGAGTCAGTCGAAGCGGCAGAGGCCGAAGAGCGCCGGGCCCGCTTGGAGTACGATCTGACCAAGCTAGAGGTCGAGCGCGTCGAAGCCTTGCTGCGCTGGTTGAAAGGATGAGCGGCGCGGCTAGCGGTCGAGGTGCTGGATGACGCGCGTGACGTTGCCGGCTGCGTCGGCTGCGGTGATCGTGATTGAACCGTGCGCCAAGCGCACGTTGACTTCGAACGAAAAGGTGCCGTCTGGCTTCGGTTTGACTGCTTCGCCGTTCACCCACACGCCCGCGCCAATCTCCGTGCGCCCGAAGATTTGCACCACATCGCCATCGCGCAGGATGCGCGTGATCGCCAGCGTCGGCGCCGTACGGTCAATGACGATCTCGACCGGCTGTGATGGGGCGCTGGACCGGCCATCGGATGCGGTCTGGCTGAAGCGCAGTATCATCGAGCCTGTGATGGGCGGGAGCGTGTCTTTCACCCAGCCGGCGTCATCGGCGATGTAGCGCGCAAACTGTTTGCCGGTAAGCGCTTCCTCCACGATCAGCGTCGCGCGCGGAAAGATGCGTGCGCGGAACGGGACATGCGACGTGTTGCTGGACACGCGATCTCCGGTATGGTGGAGGAATATCACATGCGGCACCTGTAGTTCGACTTTGAGCGGTGTGTTGGGCCGGAGATTGATCTGCTCGCCTGTGGACACGTTCACCGTTCCCAAGTCGTTGGCGACGACGACTCGGCCTTCATCGGTGAATTCACTCACGCTCGCATCGCGCTCGGTGCGCATGCGAAAGTGTGTGCCTTTCACGGTTGCTGAACCGGCAGCGGTCTCGACGTGGAAATT
The window above is part of the Candidatus Roseilinea sp. genome. Proteins encoded here:
- the solA gene encoding N-methyltryptophan oxidase, producing the protein MTEHFDVIVIGAGVMGSAAAYHLAKDGQRTLLVERFEIAHTLGSSHGESRIFRFAYNNPDYARLAMQSYPHWRALEADSGERLLEVIGGLDLAHEPAHHADVDAVADALTQVGGRFERLDAAQIRARYPQWRLGDAAVAVFSPDSGFLRATRCVQVMVEQAVKHGATVREREPVKAITPGWPVAVITDAGRYRADKLIITGGAWINELIRYVGLQLPVQIEQEQVTYFTLLANAESFHPQRFPIFIHWRSPITSYGFPIIEKPGIKVGFHHEGHFIDPDGPRTPRDETTQRVLAYVREHLPDAAGAPFEPTACLYTNTPDQNFVIDFAPGFDNIVICSACSGHGFKFGAGIGRALADLVEHGSTEMNIGHVRLRSFAMGSPSR
- a CDS encoding damage-inducible protein DinB, which produces MNTKDLELLLDYNYWANRRILDQAAKVSDEQLVAPQPPGFSAGSLHGTLVHIMGSEWAWRMRLQHGVSPAAALKPVEFPNLSALLLRWQTEEQRMREYVSGLSDDDLSRVVTYTTLVNPQERQHTVEHCLTHMVFHGMQHRSEAAAILTNFGYSPGNIDLIYYLIEKGIP
- a CDS encoding two-component sensor histidine kinase, with translation MSLRLRLALLLTAALSVALFAFGAGVQFVVDHFARQAMTHDLAEEVQHLIASGDLHELDRQDPELGAAQLARVELFRPGCSITRIANRLRRLANLGEVLPVSEAGLHALQRGQPWVEVATLSEFEGDLHMIYSQPIIENQRWVGIAQIARSMSEHHSLLRALRDFLFFGGGLTALVAFGLTWGVAGRALHPLAHMTRAIQAMGMQRDFNRRPYIEARMPEEIKRLASALDTALAELHSAYQRAERALAAQRVVVADVSHELRTPLTTVRGNLGLLQRSEAISDIERDTILRDAIDEVERMSRLVNDLLALAGIEGNAPRALPLSAIPLAPLIVEVTRKATALTRGHAIFLDGSLRSADLADRPIVIGNADAVRQVLMILLDNAVKFTPEDGHIVVALDIDGDRAHIHVRDTGIGIPPEDQPHIFERFYRAARGKHAPTGYGLGLAIAKSLVEAQGGTIRVASAPGHGSTFTVSLRLAR
- a CDS encoding DNA-binding response regulator, with product MRAPTVLVVEDDPKAAQMLQRALTYEGYHVLSARNGREALDQARDHGPDLVVLDWNIPALDGLSVLERLRNADRTPVLMLTGRADLDDKVRALSAGADDYLVKPFAPEEFVARVRALLRRAGLAQLDRPLGFADLALDVRTREVRRGQRILSLSPREFELLAYFMRRPGQVLRREQILRDVWGYDAEDQSGVLDVYIGYLRTKLERDGSPRLIHTVRHVGYVLKES
- a CDS encoding methionine synthase codes for the protein MSNPLAPKPPITELLEQRILVLDGAMGTMIQRYRLQEADYRGERFRDHPVELKNNNEALNLVRPEVILDIHRQYLEAGADIIETNTFNAQAISMADFEMSDPALIREINLAAARLARQAADEFMRRDPSRPRYVAGALGPMNRTLSLSPDVNDPGYRAVTFDQVMQAYYDQAKALIEGGVDLLLPETTFDTLNLKAALFAIQKLFAEGVRRVPVMASVTITDQSGRTLSGQTVEAFWASIHRAPLISMGINCALGPDEMRPYIEVLAKTTQTYVSCYPNAGLPNAFGGYDMTPQKFADAVGEFAQEGWVNILGGCCGTTPEHIAAVREVIKGARPHVRNRPSGRTYFSGLELLTIENAKLKIEREAPSDAGDFSQFSVLNSQFLLIGERTNVTGSPKFAKLIKEGKFEEALGIARQQVENGANILDVNFDEGMLDGEACMTKFLNLLVAEPDIARVPIMIDSSKWSVIEAGLKCVQGKCIVNSISLKEGEAVFKQDAEIIKRFGAGVVVMAFDERGQADTFERKIEICKRAYDILVNEVGFPPEDIIFDPNILTVATGIEEHNNYAVDFIRATRWIKENLPGAKVSGGISNISFSFRGNNKVREAMHSAFLYHAIRAGLDMGIVNAGQLAVYDDIPKDLLERVEDVLLNRRPDATERLIAFAQTMKQSEMGDSPRSSVSNPQSSSTWRALDVDKRLEHALVNGIADFIEADVMEALARYGKPLAVIEGPLMAGMNVVGDLFGAGKMFLPQVVKSARVMKKAVAVLEPYIKAERKADSPLPVRKSEVESCESGGGSRESKARIVLATVKGDVHDIGKNIVGVVLGCNNYEVHDLGVMVPAEKILKTARELGADMIGLSGLITPSLDEMVHVAREMEREGFCVPLLIGGATTSKAHTALKIAPAYSHPVVHVLDASRAVGVVGALASEDLRDAFVGQNAAEQEKLREQFAGKGDRKPLLALDEARRRRFRWTPETHDFTSEPAFIGVRVIEPAHMPLRELADYIDWTPFFRTWELAGRFPDILNDPIVGEQARKLYDDAQALLKRLIQADLTHRASTHRRGSTHPSPIFDLQPRITARGVYGLFPANSVGDDIEVYTDESRTQVLTTFHTLRQQHDKLKIENAKLKEAAKDETFNSQFSILNSNLALADFVAPKESGVVDYIGAFAVSIHGAKEMADAFKAAGDDYNAILVEALADRLAEAFAERLHKQARDDMGYGLSERCTNEDLIAEKYRGIRPAPGYPACPDHTEKRLIWALLEVEKHTGATLTESCAMLPASSVSGWYLFHPQARYFGLGKIGRDQVEDYARRKGMSMEEAERWLRPNLGY